A region of Vitis riparia cultivar Riparia Gloire de Montpellier isolate 1030 chromosome 1, EGFV_Vit.rip_1.0, whole genome shotgun sequence DNA encodes the following proteins:
- the LOC117916752 gene encoding uncharacterized protein LOC117916752 — translation MPPSYFPLRWESTGDQWWYASPIDWAAANGHYDLVRELLHLDTNLLIKLTSLRRIRRLETVWDDEEQFDDVARCRSQVARKLLRECQTKRGRNSLIRAGYGGWLLYTAASAGDVGFVKELLERDPLLVFGEGEYGVTDIFYAAARSKNSEVFRLLLDFSISPGCFRSSGEELDEQSDEVSPEFRWEMRNRAVHAAARGGNLEILKELLHDCTDVLVYRDMQGSTILHTASGRGQVEIVKGLLESYDIINSTDNQGNTALNVAAYRGYLTVLEVLILASPSSIFLTNNYGDTLLHMAVAGFRSPGFRRLDRQIELMKQLLRGKIVNMEEIINAKNNDGRTALHMAVIENIQSDVVELLMTVPSINLNIRDADGMTPLDLLKQRPQSASSEILIKELISAGGIANCQDYMARSALVSHLKMKGIGSSPGTSFRISDAEILLYSGIENASNASPDPASGELSSWSSELAHLDPATDINLADDNKGSVNNAARRLKILLHWPRKQGKADSKTLGEDDSLDSYKISRNLEDDPTPLRHTFSKLTSLPNNKRVVSFRSLLPSPSTKKKFAVGLMHGVIRAMPQLADPAESSSPPFSESPVSSPRSAEKQKGIAIENGTTGPSTSNQGVKGGKREMNNKQSSFNKKMMNQYFCFGAQGIAVENSIRSQSYRHAVV, via the exons ATGCCACCCTCATATTTCCCTCTTCGGTGGGAGAGCACTGGAGACCAGTGGTGGTACGCTTCACCAATTGATTGGGCAGCTGCAAACGGCCACTATGATCTTGTGAGGGAGCTTCTCCACCTCGACACCAACCTCCTCATCAAGCTCACCTCTCTAAGGCGAATTCGCCGCTTGGAAACAGTGTGGGATGATGAAGAACAGTTCGATGATGTTGCCAGATGCCGCTCTCAAGTTGCCCGGAAGTTACTCCGGGAATGCCAGACCAAGAGAGGACGCAACTCTCTCATTAGAGCAGGCTATGGTGGATGGCTTCTGTACACTGCTGCCTCAGCGGGGGATGTGGGTTTTGTGAAGGAATTGCTCGAGAGAGACCCTCTGCTTGTGTTTGGAGAAGGAGAATATGGTGTCACTGACATATTTTATGCTGCGGCCAGGAGCAAGAACTCTGAGGTTTTCAGGCTGCTGCTTGATTTTTCAATCTCACCGGGGTGTTTTAGGAGCAGTGGAGAGGAATTGGATGAGCAATCGGATGAAGTTTCTCCAGAATTTAGGTGGGAGATGAGGAATAGGGCTGTTCATGCTGCAGCTAGAGGGGGAAATTTGGAGATTCTGAAGGAGCTTCTTCATGATTGTACTGATGTTCTGGTTTATAGAGATATGCAGGGGTCTACAATCTTACATACAGCCTCTGGAAGAGGACAGGTTGAG ATAGTTAAGGGCCTACTGGAATCCTATGACATTATCAACTCTACAGACAATCAGGGGAACACAGCATTGAATGTGGCTGCTTACAGGGGTTACTTAACTGTGCTAGAGGTTCTAATTCTTGCATCTCCCTCTTCAATCTTTTTGACAAACAATTATGGGGACACTTTACTCCACATGGCAGTGGCTGGTTTTCGAAGCCCGGGTTTCAGGAGACTGGACCGGCAGATTGAGCTCATGAAGCAGTTGCTACGTGGGAAGATTGTGAACATGGAAGAGATCATCAATGCCAAGAACAATGATGGAAGAACTGCTCTTCACATGGCTGTAATTGAGAACATTCAGTCAGATGTGGTGGAATTGCTGATGACTGTGCCATCAATTAATTTGAACATCCGGGATGCTGATGGTATGACTCCTCTAGATCTCCTCAAGCAACGCCCACAATCAGCTTCTTCTGAAATCTTAATCAAGGAGTTAATTTCAGCTGGAGGGATAGCCAATTGTCAGGATTATATGGCAAGAAGTGCCCTTGTTTCCCACCTGAAAATGAAGGGTATTGGGAGCAGCCCGGGGACTTCTTTCAGAATCTCAGATGCAGAAATATTGTTGTACTCTGGTATTGAGAATGCGTCCAATGCCAGCCCTGATCCTGCAAGTGGAGAGCTCAGTTCATGGTCCAGTGAACTTGCTCACCTTGACCCTGCAACAGATATCAACTTGGCTGATGATAATAAAGGCTCTGTAAATAATGCTGCAAGGCGCTTGAAGATCCTTCTCCACTGGCCCAGAAAGCAAGGAAAAGCTGACAGCAAAACATTGGGAGAAGATGATTCTTTGGACTCATACAAGATATCTAGAAATCTAGAAGATGATCCGACCCCTCTTCGACACACATTCTCAAAACTCACATCTCTCCCAAACAATAAAAGAGTAGTCTCTTTCAGGAGCTTACTCCCAAGCCCTTCAACCAAGAAGAAATTCGCAGTAGGCCTAATGCATGGTGTGATCCGCGCAATGCCCCAATTAGCAGACCCAGCTGAATCATCTTCACCTCCTTTTTCAGAATCGCCCGTGTCATCACCTAGATCTGCAGAGAAGCAGAAGGGCATAGCTATTGAGAATGGCACTACTGGACCCTCTACCTCAAATCAGGGGGTGAAGGGTGGAAAACGAGAAATGAATAACAAACAAAGTTCCTTCAACAAGAAGATGATGAACCAGTACTTCTGCTTCGGAGCACAAGGCATAGCCGTGGAGAATTCGATTCGCAGCCAGAGTTACAGGCATGCAGTTGTTTGA
- the LOC117916770 gene encoding lysine histidine transporter 1-like: MLEDEQKASRAKDIDNWLPITSSRDAKWWYSAFHNVTAMVGSGVLALPYAMAGLGWGPGVVVLILSWIITLYTLWQMVEMHEMVPGKRFDRYHELGQHAFGEKLGLWVVVPQQLVVEVGVDIVYMVTGGKSLQKFYNIVCSDCRRLRTTYFIMIFASCHFVLSHLPNFNSISGVSFSAAAMSLTYSTIAWIGSAHKGVVADVDYKYKDSTSTGKFFHFCHALGEVAFAYAGHNVVLEIQATIPSTPEKPSKGPMWKGVIFAYMVVAICYFPVALVGYRVFGNSVADNILITLEKPGWLIAAANIFVVIHVVGSYQIYAIPVFDMMETFLVKKLKFTPCFRLRLITRTSYVAFTMFIAMMIPFFGSLMAFLGGLAFAPTTYFLPCIMWLAVYKPKTFSLSWCSNWICIVLGVVLMILAPIGALRQIILQAKTYKLFS, encoded by the exons atgttggaggATGAGCAGAAGGCTAGTAGAGCCAAGGACATTGACAATTGGCTCCCGATCACGTCGTCCCGAGACGCCAAATGGTGGTATTCTGCATTCCACAATGTGACTGCCATGGTTGGGTCTGGTGTTCTCGCCCTCCCTTATGCTATGGCAGGGCTTGGatg GGGCCCTGGGGTGGTTGTTCTTATACTTTCATGGATCATCACTTTGTACACTCTATGGCAAATGGTTGAGATGCATGAAATGGTTCCCGGGAAGCGGTTTGATAGATACCATGAGCTAGGACAGCATGCCTTCGGTGAAAAGCTTGGCCTCTGGGTTGTGGTGCCTCAACAGTTGGTTGTAGAAGTGGGTGTTGACATTGTGTACATGGTCACCGGAGGCAAATCCTTGCAGAAGTTCTACAATATTGTTTGTTCTGACTGCCGACGGCTCAGGACCACCTACTTCATCATGATATTTGCTTCTTGTCACTTTGTCCTCTCCCATTTGCCCAACTTCAACTCCATTAGCGGCGTCTCATTTTCTGCAGCAGCAATGTCCTTAAC TTACTCGACTATCGCTTGGATAGGTTCAGCTCATAAGGGTGTCGTAGCAGATGTTGACTACAAATACAAAGATTCGACCTCAACTGGAAAATTCTTCCACTTCTGTCATGCCTTGGGTGAAGTAGCATTTGCCTATGCTGGTCACAATGTGGTGTTGGAGATCCAAGCTACAATTCCTTCCACCCCTGAGAAGCCTTCCAAGGGACCCATGTGGAAAGGAGTCATTTTTGCTTACATGGTTGTTGCCATCTGCTACTTCCCTGTTGCTTTAGTTGGGTATCGGGTGTTTGGGAACAGCGTTGCTGACAATATCCTTATCACACTCGAGAAACCCGGTTGGCTTATTGCAGCAGCCAACATTTTTGTTGTCATCCACGTTGTTGGAAGCTACCAG ATATATGCGATTCCGGTGTTTGACATGATGGAAACATTCCTGGTGAAGAAACTGAAATTCACACCATGTTTCAGGCTTCGTCTTATTACCCGCACTTCATATGTTG CTTTTACGATGTTCATTGCTATGATGATCCCTTTCTTTGGTAGTCTCATGGCGTTCTTGGGAGGATTGGCTTTTGCACCCACAACATACTTT CTCCCCTGCATCATGTGGCTTGCTGTTTACAAGCCCAAGACCTTTAGCTTATCATGGTGTTCAAATTGG ATCTGCATTGTGCTGGGAGTAGTATTGATGATTTTAGCTCCCATTGGTGCACTAAGGCAGATCATCCTTCAAGCCAAGACCTACAAATTGTTCTCGTGA